A portion of the Vreelandella subglaciescola genome contains these proteins:
- a CDS encoding DUF945 family protein, producing the protein MRKERLIVPVLAALTVVWLVAQLVSSVLFERSLSQALADLEARGEWRVKRISSDPGWLSSQGSILLSPLLGRPWRLELNYDARHGVLASDITGTLRPRLDGALQQAVGNVSAPSVPRWEGRYHTYTGRSEMHVALAPLVITQHGRELAVKGARLQLRGVYGDWRLNAGLDQLTLTDHDARLALGPVTLESRYTYIDGAYHFNQHDKLRIEQLTLSHPKLDLAFAPLVVHTDMALDERELRIDGELTLDDVLLTEEAPDTSALNGRVEVTLSRLNADAVRRVFAQLRQETAWGDSDMPVAEGVLQRLEPALLDVLADSPRLDIRQIALKSPLLGIPVEANGALFFDARALDELSITALDQPAMQARFLDRLDGDITWHEAPTVAALWLGLPLNARELTFDLVKGTWRVNGRALPDW; encoded by the coding sequence ATGCGTAAGGAACGGCTCATTGTTCCCGTGCTGGCGGCGCTGACGGTTGTCTGGCTGGTGGCGCAGCTGGTCTCCAGCGTACTGTTTGAACGCAGCCTGAGCCAGGCGCTTGCCGATTTGGAAGCGCGGGGTGAATGGCGCGTCAAGCGTATCAGCAGCGATCCCGGCTGGCTCAGCTCTCAGGGAAGCATTCTGCTCTCGCCGCTGCTGGGTCGCCCCTGGCGGCTGGAACTGAACTACGATGCCCGTCATGGCGTACTTGCCAGTGACATCACCGGCACGCTGCGCCCGCGTCTGGACGGCGCGCTGCAGCAGGCGGTGGGCAACGTTTCAGCGCCTTCCGTGCCGCGCTGGGAAGGGCGCTACCACACCTATACCGGGCGCTCCGAAATGCACGTGGCGCTGGCGCCTCTGGTCATCACTCAGCACGGCCGTGAACTTGCCGTAAAAGGCGCCCGGCTTCAGCTGCGCGGCGTCTACGGTGACTGGCGTTTGAATGCCGGTCTGGATCAGCTAACGCTGACCGATCATGACGCCCGCTTGGCCCTTGGCCCGGTCACGCTTGAAAGTCGTTATACCTACATTGACGGCGCTTATCACTTCAACCAGCACGATAAGCTGCGCATCGAACAGCTGACGCTTAGCCACCCCAAACTCGATCTGGCCTTTGCCCCGCTGGTCGTACATACCGATATGGCGCTGGATGAACGCGAACTGCGCATTGACGGCGAACTGACGCTGGACGACGTACTGCTGACCGAGGAAGCGCCGGATACGTCGGCGCTCAACGGCCGCGTGGAGGTGACGCTTTCACGCCTGAACGCCGACGCCGTGCGCCGGGTGTTTGCCCAGCTGCGTCAGGAAACCGCCTGGGGCGATAGCGACATGCCCGTGGCCGAAGGGGTATTACAGCGCCTGGAGCCGGCGTTATTGGACGTGCTGGCCGACTCGCCGCGCCTGGATATCCGCCAGATTGCTCTGAAAAGTCCGCTGCTGGGGATTCCCGTGGAGGCCAACGGCGCGTTGTTTTTCGATGCCCGTGCGCTTGACGAGCTCAGCATTACCGCGCTTGACCAGCCGGCGATGCAGGCGCGTTTTCTCGACCGGCTGGACGGTGATATCACCTGGCACGAGGCGCCCACGGTGGCCGCACTGTGGCTTGGCCTGCCGCTGAATGCCCGGGAGCTGACCTTTGATCTGGTGAAGGGCACCTGGCGAGTTAACGGCCGCGCGCTGCCGGATTGGTAA
- a CDS encoding phosphatidylglycerophosphatase A family protein: MNRAPGSVWRRPTHFFAFGLGSGAAPWAPGTFGTLAAIPFYWLMADLTLSWYLGIVFVAFVVGVWLCDKTSIDLGVHDHSGIVWDEFVGYWITMAAVPFSWEAALWGFVIFRIFDVFKPWPIRWADRRVAGGFGIMIDDVMAGLYAWSTMHLWFWLH, translated from the coding sequence ATGAATCGCGCACCGGGCAGCGTCTGGCGACGCCCCACGCACTTTTTTGCCTTTGGCCTGGGCAGCGGCGCGGCGCCTTGGGCGCCAGGCACGTTCGGCACGCTGGCGGCCATTCCGTTTTACTGGCTGATGGCCGACCTGACGCTCAGCTGGTATCTCGGTATCGTGTTTGTGGCCTTTGTCGTCGGCGTCTGGCTGTGCGACAAAACCTCCATTGATTTAGGCGTACACGATCATTCCGGCATTGTCTGGGACGAGTTTGTCGGCTACTGGATTACCATGGCCGCGGTGCCGTTTTCCTGGGAGGCGGCGCTCTGGGGCTTTGTCATATTCCGTATTTTCGACGTCTTCAAACCCTGGCCAATTCGCTGGGCAGACCGCCGCGTGGCGGGCGGTTTTGGCATCATGATCGACGACGTCATGGCCGGGCTTTATGCCTGGAGTACCATGCACCTGTGGTTCTGGCTGCACTAG
- the ribBA gene encoding bifunctional 3,4-dihydroxy-2-butanone-4-phosphate synthase/GTP cyclohydrolase II: MAQSSAGGLAPIADLVEDIRQGKMVILMDDEDRENEGDIIMAAEKVEAEHINFMARFARGLICLPMTRERCEQLSLPLMVRDNNSGFGTKFTLSIEATEGVTTGISAADRARTVQAAVATHAKATDIVQPGHIFPLMAEPGGVLRRAGHTEAACDLASLAGCDPSGVICEVMNDDGSMARRPELEAFAEAHGIKMGTIADLIHYRIVNEQTVDLLESRPQRTAHGDMTLHVFRDRIQGAHHLALVNGQPTPDAPTTVRVHLADTLRDVLGLQQDDKNRWNAGRALAEIAGNEPGVFVLIDENGPSQDLKDQLDVFLDRVRRPRTSDSDGAGNYLTIGTGSQILRHLGVGKMRLLSSPWKFSALSGFDLEVVERLGPNDKA; the protein is encoded by the coding sequence ATGGCGCAATCCTCCGCTGGGGGGCTGGCCCCCATCGCCGATCTGGTAGAAGACATTCGCCAGGGAAAAATGGTGATCCTCATGGACGACGAGGATCGCGAAAACGAAGGCGATATCATCATGGCCGCCGAGAAGGTTGAGGCCGAACATATCAACTTCATGGCGCGTTTTGCCCGTGGGCTGATCTGTTTGCCCATGACCCGCGAGCGCTGCGAGCAGCTGAGCCTGCCGCTGATGGTGCGCGATAACAACTCGGGTTTCGGGACCAAGTTCACGCTGTCCATCGAGGCCACCGAAGGGGTGACCACGGGAATCTCGGCCGCCGACCGCGCACGTACGGTGCAGGCCGCAGTGGCCACACACGCCAAAGCGACCGATATTGTTCAGCCCGGGCATATTTTCCCGCTGATGGCCGAGCCCGGCGGCGTACTGCGCCGCGCCGGCCATACCGAGGCCGCGTGCGACCTGGCGTCGCTCGCCGGCTGCGACCCCAGCGGCGTAATTTGCGAGGTGATGAACGACGACGGCAGCATGGCGCGCCGCCCCGAGCTTGAAGCCTTTGCCGAAGCGCACGGCATCAAGATGGGCACCATCGCCGATTTGATCCACTACCGTATCGTCAACGAGCAAACGGTGGATCTGCTGGAGTCGCGCCCCCAGCGCACCGCCCACGGCGACATGACGCTGCACGTGTTCCGCGACCGTATTCAGGGCGCGCACCATCTGGCGCTGGTCAACGGCCAGCCCACGCCCGATGCGCCCACCACGGTGCGCGTGCATCTGGCCGACACCCTGCGCGACGTGCTGGGCTTGCAACAGGACGACAAGAATCGTTGGAATGCCGGTCGGGCGCTGGCGGAAATTGCCGGCAACGAACCCGGCGTGTTTGTCCTGATCGACGAAAACGGCCCGTCGCAGGATCTGAAAGACCAGCTCGACGTCTTTCTCGACCGCGTGCGCCGGCCGCGCACCAGCGACTCCGACGGCGCAGGCAACTATCTAACTATTGGCACCGGCTCGCAGATTCTGCGGCATTTGGGTGTGGGCAAAATGCGCCTGCTCAGCTCGCCGTGGAAATTCTCCGCGCTTTCCGGCTTCGATCTTGAAGTCGTTGAGCGCCTCGGACCGAACGACAAGGCTTAA
- the ribD gene encoding bifunctional diaminohydroxyphosphoribosylaminopyrimidine deaminase/5-amino-6-(5-phosphoribosylamino)uracil reductase RibD gives MVAFSEDDHRHMARALRLAEQGLYTSDPNPRVGCVLTHDGEVVGEGFHRRAGEAHAEVNALAAAGERARGATAYVTLEPCSHTGRTGPCALALVRAGVARVVVAMQDPNPQVSGRGVAILEDAGIQVDTGLLHDEARQLNPGFIARMETGRPFVRLKMAMSLDGRTAMGSGESQWITGPDARRQVQRLRARSSAVLSGVDSVIMDDSRLTLRAAQLGLDNAEDVASRQPLRVILDTHLRLPLAAACLREPGRTLVVTVPGDVEDNGHAAEKCAALEAAGAEVVTLGANADGRVDLAALMAHLATAEEVNELLLETGATLAGAMLDAGLIDELWLFMAPTLLGTGARGLFALPGLERMADQRRLHIHDIRAVGQDFRIIASPLPTSAPSDTKVP, from the coding sequence ATGGTCGCGTTTTCTGAGGATGATCACCGCCACATGGCCCGGGCGCTGCGCCTGGCGGAGCAGGGGCTTTATACCAGCGACCCGAACCCGCGAGTGGGCTGCGTACTGACGCATGACGGTGAAGTGGTAGGCGAGGGCTTTCATCGCCGCGCGGGCGAGGCCCATGCTGAAGTCAATGCGCTGGCCGCTGCCGGCGAACGTGCGCGTGGCGCGACCGCCTACGTCACCCTTGAGCCCTGCTCGCACACCGGGCGCACCGGCCCCTGTGCGCTGGCGCTGGTACGTGCCGGCGTGGCGCGGGTAGTAGTGGCCATGCAGGACCCCAATCCGCAGGTGAGCGGGCGTGGCGTGGCGATACTCGAAGACGCGGGTATTCAGGTCGATACAGGGCTGCTGCATGACGAGGCGCGGCAGCTGAACCCCGGTTTTATCGCGCGAATGGAAACAGGCCGCCCCTTTGTGCGGCTGAAAATGGCCATGAGCCTGGACGGGCGCACGGCGATGGGGTCGGGCGAATCCCAGTGGATTACCGGCCCCGACGCCCGCCGTCAGGTGCAGCGCCTGCGGGCGCGTTCCAGCGCGGTGTTGAGCGGCGTGGACTCGGTCATCATGGACGACTCGCGCCTGACTCTGCGCGCCGCCCAGCTGGGGCTGGATAACGCCGAAGACGTAGCGAGCCGTCAGCCGCTCAGGGTGATCCTCGATACGCACCTGCGCCTGCCGCTGGCGGCGGCGTGCCTGCGCGAGCCGGGGCGCACTTTGGTGGTCACGGTGCCCGGCGACGTCGAAGATAACGGCCACGCGGCGGAAAAATGCGCTGCCCTGGAAGCTGCCGGCGCCGAGGTGGTCACGCTTGGGGCAAACGCCGACGGGCGGGTGGATCTGGCCGCGCTGATGGCGCACCTGGCCACCGCTGAAGAGGTCAACGAACTGTTGCTGGAAACCGGCGCCACTCTGGCCGGGGCAATGCTCGACGCCGGCCTGATTGACGAACTGTGGCTGTTCATGGCGCCGACGCTGTTGGGCACGGGTGCCCGCGGACTGTTTGCGCTGCCGGGGCTTGAGCGTATGGCCGACCAGCGCCGGCTGCACATTCACGATATCCGCGCCGTAGGGCAAGACTTTCGGATAATTGCCTCGCCGCTGCCGACTAGCGCACCGAGCGATACCAAGGTACCCTGA
- the thiL gene encoding thiamine-phosphate kinase, with protein MLAEFDLIRHYFTAPGAADSRVALGIGDDATLLVPRAGHELAVSVDTSVTNVHFPDDAPASAVGHRALAVAVSDLAAMGARARWCWMALTLDARRFADEDAADAWLSGYAQGFLGGCAAYDSTLVGGDVTSGTLAISVTVMGDVPTGQALKRSGAVVGDVVAVTGALGGGAGGLELWQRGERDLSHPLLRRYLLPEPRLEAGMALRGLATSAMDISDGLLADLGHIRRASNVDVQLDADAVPLAEGLTAALGADAARRAALSGGDDYELLITIAPENFARAQAALDAQGLALSAVGRCVAPGAVSSGDGSVDAAAGDYHGWQHFAPASATVPGDSR; from the coding sequence GTGCTTGCCGAATTCGACCTGATTCGACATTACTTCACCGCACCCGGCGCGGCAGACAGCCGCGTGGCGCTGGGGATTGGTGACGATGCCACACTGCTGGTACCGCGCGCCGGGCATGAACTTGCCGTGAGCGTGGATACCTCGGTCACGAACGTGCATTTTCCCGATGATGCGCCGGCCAGCGCCGTGGGCCACCGTGCGCTTGCCGTTGCCGTGAGCGATCTCGCAGCCATGGGCGCGCGTGCGCGCTGGTGCTGGATGGCGCTGACGTTGGATGCGCGGCGCTTTGCTGATGAAGACGCTGCGGACGCCTGGCTCAGCGGTTACGCACAGGGCTTTCTGGGCGGCTGCGCGGCGTACGATTCCACCCTGGTGGGCGGCGACGTGACCTCGGGCACGCTGGCCATCAGCGTGACGGTGATGGGCGACGTACCCACCGGCCAGGCGCTCAAGCGCAGCGGGGCGGTGGTCGGCGATGTCGTCGCGGTGACCGGCGCGTTGGGCGGCGGCGCGGGCGGACTGGAACTCTGGCAGCGCGGCGAGCGTGATTTGTCGCACCCGCTGCTGCGCCGCTACCTGCTGCCCGAGCCCCGGCTTGAGGCCGGCATGGCGCTGCGCGGGCTGGCCACCAGCGCCATGGATATTTCCGATGGCCTGCTGGCGGATCTGGGGCATATTCGCCGCGCCTCGAACGTCGACGTGCAGCTTGACGCCGACGCCGTGCCGCTGGCAGAAGGACTAACGGCGGCGCTGGGCGCAGACGCGGCCCGCCGCGCCGCGCTTTCCGGCGGTGACGACTATGAATTGCTGATCACCATTGCGCCGGAGAATTTTGCCCGGGCGCAGGCGGCACTGGACGCGCAGGGGCTCGCACTCAGCGCCGTTGGCCGCTGCGTGGCGCCGGGGGCGGTCAGCTCGGGTGACGGCAGCGTTGATGCCGCGGCGGGCGATTATCATGGCTGGCAGCATTTTGCCCCCGCTTCTGCCACCGTGCCGGGAGATAGCCGATGA
- the nrdR gene encoding transcriptional regulator NrdR, with amino-acid sequence MHCPFCGDNDTRVTDSRLVADGDQVRRRRQCARCHERFTTYETAELVMPRVVKSDDSRASFDEHKLRAGMLRALEKRPVSAEAIEAAVERIRQTLRARGDREINARDIGELVMQALNTLDQVAYIRFASVYRKFQDLNEFRAEIDRLSQTTDPDTTQTTPDEGR; translated from the coding sequence ATGCATTGCCCTTTTTGCGGTGACAACGACACCCGCGTGACCGACTCGCGTCTGGTGGCCGATGGCGATCAGGTGCGCCGCCGCCGCCAGTGCGCCCGCTGCCATGAGCGCTTTACCACCTACGAGACCGCCGAGCTGGTGATGCCCCGGGTGGTGAAGTCCGACGATTCCCGGGCAAGCTTTGACGAACACAAGCTGCGTGCGGGCATGCTGCGCGCGCTGGAAAAGCGCCCGGTCAGCGCCGAGGCCATCGAGGCCGCGGTGGAGCGCATTCGTCAGACGCTGCGGGCGCGTGGAGATCGTGAAATTAACGCGCGCGACATTGGCGAACTGGTCATGCAGGCGCTTAACACGCTGGATCAGGTGGCCTACATCCGGTTTGCCTCGGTCTACCGCAAATTTCAGGATTTAAACGAGTTTCGTGCTGAAATCGACCGCCTGTCGCAAACGACCGATCCAGATACGACACAAACGACGCCCGACGAGGGGCGCTAG
- the ribE gene encoding 6,7-dimethyl-8-ribityllumazine synthase, translated as MEPLAQVEGNFFDVNGRYAIVVGRFNHHVVDSLVEGAVDSLVRHGVDPENIQLIHTPGAWELPLAIKRVLNVVKPDAVIALGAVIRGGTPHFEYVAGGCNTAMNTLQLEFDTPVANGVLTVESIEQAIERAGTKAGNKGTDAAMAAMEMVSLLRTMGEAQ; from the coding sequence ATGGAACCGCTCGCTCAAGTAGAAGGCAACTTTTTTGACGTCAACGGCCGCTACGCCATCGTGGTGGGGCGCTTTAACCACCACGTGGTTGATAGCCTGGTGGAAGGCGCCGTCGATAGCCTGGTGCGCCACGGCGTCGACCCCGAGAACATTCAACTGATTCATACCCCGGGCGCCTGGGAATTGCCGCTGGCCATCAAGCGCGTGCTCAATGTGGTCAAGCCCGACGCGGTCATTGCGCTCGGCGCCGTGATCCGTGGCGGCACCCCGCACTTTGAATACGTGGCGGGCGGCTGCAACACGGCGATGAATACTCTGCAGCTGGAGTTTGATACGCCCGTGGCCAATGGCGTACTCACGGTGGAATCCATCGAACAGGCCATTGAGCGCGCCGGCACCAAGGCGGGCAACAAGGGCACCGACGCTGCCATGGCGGCGATGGAAATGGTCTCGCTGTTGCGCACGATGGGGGAGGCTCAATGA
- the thiB gene encoding thiamine ABC transporter substrate binding subunit, whose product MHRHCRFVPALGLCLALGIAAAPGAFAAPRTLTVYTYISFVADWGPGPQVKKAFEAQCDDCTVTFVALDGGVDILQRLRLEGESTAADVVLGLDMNLMEEARDLELLVPHGADTAALTLPIDWDDETFLPYDWGQFAFVYDTEALPNPPASFQALLDAPDDLKVIISDPRTSVPGLGLLLWIKHVYGEDAGEAWQQLNQHVLTVASGWSQAYFSLFMNGEAPMVLSYSTSPAYHMAVEDTDRYQAAEFAEGHYLQVETAAITRNAENPELARAFMQFMLTPAFQRHIPLGNVMYPAIELDDELPPAFDRLIDPDGFTFSPDEVQEHRREWIREWLNASS is encoded by the coding sequence ATGCATCGTCATTGTCGTTTTGTTCCAGCACTGGGGCTTTGCCTTGCGCTTGGGATAGCCGCTGCGCCGGGCGCATTTGCCGCGCCGCGTACGCTTACGGTTTATACCTACATCTCGTTTGTCGCGGACTGGGGGCCTGGCCCTCAGGTGAAAAAAGCCTTTGAAGCACAGTGCGATGACTGCACGGTCACCTTTGTGGCGCTTGATGGCGGCGTGGATATTCTGCAGCGCCTGCGCCTTGAGGGTGAAAGTACCGCGGCCGACGTGGTGCTGGGCCTGGATATGAACCTGATGGAGGAAGCCCGGGACCTGGAACTGTTGGTTCCCCACGGCGCGGACACCGCGGCGCTTACGTTGCCCATTGACTGGGACGACGAGACCTTTTTGCCCTATGACTGGGGGCAGTTCGCCTTTGTTTACGACACCGAAGCGCTGCCCAACCCGCCCGCAAGCTTTCAGGCGCTGCTCGACGCGCCCGATGATCTGAAAGTGATCATTTCCGACCCGCGTACCAGCGTGCCCGGCCTCGGGCTGCTGTTGTGGATCAAGCACGTTTACGGGGAAGACGCCGGCGAAGCGTGGCAGCAGCTCAACCAGCATGTGCTGACCGTGGCCAGTGGCTGGAGCCAGGCGTATTTCTCGCTGTTCATGAACGGCGAGGCACCCATGGTGCTGTCGTACAGTACCTCGCCGGCGTATCACATGGCGGTAGAAGACACTGACCGCTATCAGGCCGCCGAATTTGCGGAAGGCCACTACCTGCAAGTGGAAACCGCCGCGATCACCCGCAATGCAGAAAACCCTGAGCTTGCCCGCGCGTTCATGCAGTTCATGCTGACGCCCGCTTTTCAGCGCCACATTCCGCTGGGCAATGTGATGTATCCCGCCATTGAACTTGACGACGAACTGCCGCCGGCGTTTGACCGCCTGATCGACCCCGACGGCTTTACCTTCAGCCCCGATGAGGTGCAGGAACACCGCCGCGAATGGATCCGTGAATGGCTCAACGCCAGCAGTTAA
- the nusB gene encoding transcription antitermination factor NusB: protein MSQKRKSSSAQQSRHAARELAVQGLYQWQMTHKSMTTIEAEFRSQKPDDDLEPHENWVTVMGIADQALFHELLHNTARFKGELDREISPLLDRRLEDLDAVELAILRLGAYELSRRMEVPYRVVINEGVELAKSFGATDGHKYVNGILDKLANRLRSAEVSARRR from the coding sequence ATGAGCCAGAAACGCAAGTCGTCATCTGCTCAGCAGAGCCGCCATGCCGCGCGTGAGCTTGCCGTGCAGGGGCTTTATCAGTGGCAGATGACGCACAAGTCGATGACCACCATCGAAGCCGAGTTCAGAAGCCAGAAACCCGATGACGATCTTGAGCCCCACGAAAACTGGGTGACCGTCATGGGCATTGCTGATCAGGCGCTGTTTCATGAGCTGCTGCATAACACCGCCCGCTTCAAGGGCGAGCTTGACCGTGAGATTTCGCCGCTGCTTGACCGTCGGCTTGAGGATCTGGACGCGGTAGAGCTCGCTATCCTGCGCCTTGGCGCCTACGAGCTGTCGCGGCGCATGGAAGTGCCGTATCGCGTGGTCATCAACGAAGGCGTGGAACTGGCCAAATCGTTTGGGGCCACCGACGGGCATAAATACGTCAACGGCATTCTGGACAAGCTGGCGAACCGCCTGCGTAGCGCTGAAGTTAGCGCACGGCGTCGCTAA
- the lon gene encoding endopeptidase La: protein MSDQDFDRDDQAPQWVAQDETSAYDETEKQGEDDSAHEHRSDGERVNPMVPASEMLPERIYLLPINNRPFFPAQVQPLLINRERWEETMRRVNNTPHHTIGVAFVGDGKDGAPGENDFPEFGTAVKVHKLKAEDQQIQFIAQGVQRFKITRWLSKKPPYLVEVTYPKEPVDAENEETRAYAMAIINGIKELLPLNPLYGEELKHYLNRFSPNQPGPLTDFAAAITSAKGHELQSVLATLPVIERMQKVLPLLRKEIDVAQLQSEISEQVNAQMQDRQREFFLREQLKVIQRELGISKDDRENDVDTFRARLTGLTVPERVQERIDEELGKLSVLETGSPEYGTTRNYLDWLTCLPWGLTSDDKLDLNHAREVLNRDHNGLDEVKERIVEFLAEGTFKGDVGGSIVLLVGPPGVGKTSVGRSIADALGRKFYRFSVGGMRDEAEIKGHRRTYVGAIPGKFVQAFKEVEVENPVIMLDEIDKLGQSFQGDPASALLEVLDPEQNVDFLDHYLDVRMDLSKVLFVCTANAVDSIPRALLDRMEQIRLSGYIAEEKVAIAKNHLWPKLLKRNNLSKKRINLTDAALKQVIEGYAREAGVRQLEKQLHRIVRKATVQLLESEDETVKVSVKNLEDFLGAPIFRKEKVLKGEGVVTGLAWTAMGGTTLPIEASKVHSLDRGFKLTGQLGDVMKESANIAYSYTLGHLKEHGAQQDFFDSAFIHLHVPEGATPKDGPSAGVSMTTALLSLARHQSINRPLAMTGELTLTGQVLPVGGIREKVIAARRSSIFEVILPAANRRDYDELPDFLREGMTVHFADRYQDVANVVF from the coding sequence ATGAGCGACCAGGATTTTGACCGCGACGACCAGGCTCCCCAGTGGGTAGCGCAAGACGAAACCTCGGCCTACGACGAGACCGAGAAGCAGGGCGAAGATGATTCCGCGCACGAGCATCGTTCTGACGGCGAGCGCGTCAACCCTATGGTGCCGGCAAGCGAAATGCTGCCCGAGCGTATTTATCTGCTGCCCATCAATAATCGCCCGTTTTTCCCCGCGCAGGTACAGCCGCTGTTAATCAATCGCGAGCGCTGGGAAGAGACCATGCGTCGGGTGAACAACACGCCGCATCACACCATTGGCGTGGCGTTTGTGGGCGATGGCAAAGATGGCGCGCCCGGCGAGAATGATTTCCCCGAATTTGGCACCGCCGTCAAGGTGCACAAGCTCAAGGCCGAAGACCAGCAGATCCAGTTCATCGCCCAAGGGGTTCAGCGCTTTAAAATTACGCGCTGGCTGTCCAAAAAGCCGCCGTATCTGGTGGAAGTTACCTACCCCAAGGAGCCGGTCGACGCGGAAAATGAAGAAACCCGCGCTTACGCCATGGCGATCATCAACGGCATCAAGGAGTTGTTGCCGCTTAACCCGCTTTACGGCGAAGAGCTCAAGCACTACCTCAACCGCTTCAGTCCCAACCAGCCGGGCCCGCTGACCGACTTTGCCGCGGCGATTACCTCGGCCAAGGGGCACGAGCTGCAGAGCGTGCTGGCGACGCTTCCGGTGATTGAGCGGATGCAAAAAGTGCTGCCGCTGTTGCGCAAGGAAATTGACGTCGCCCAGCTGCAGAGCGAGATCAGCGAGCAGGTCAACGCGCAGATGCAGGATCGTCAGCGCGAGTTCTTCCTGCGCGAGCAGCTCAAGGTAATTCAGCGCGAGCTGGGTATCTCCAAAGACGACCGCGAAAACGATGTGGATACCTTCCGCGCGCGGCTGACGGGCCTTACCGTGCCCGAGCGCGTGCAGGAGCGCATCGACGAGGAACTGGGCAAGCTCAGCGTGCTGGAAACCGGCTCGCCGGAATACGGCACCACGCGCAATTATCTGGACTGGCTCACCTGCCTGCCCTGGGGGCTGACCAGCGACGACAAGCTGGACTTGAATCATGCCCGTGAGGTGCTCAACCGCGATCACAACGGGCTGGACGAGGTAAAAGAGCGCATCGTCGAGTTTCTCGCCGAAGGCACGTTCAAGGGCGACGTAGGCGGCTCGATTGTGCTGCTGGTCGGTCCGCCCGGGGTGGGTAAAACCTCGGTCGGGCGCTCCATTGCCGATGCGCTGGGGCGCAAGTTCTACCGCTTCTCGGTCGGCGGGATGCGCGACGAGGCTGAAATAAAAGGCCACCGCCGCACCTACGTTGGCGCCATTCCGGGCAAGTTTGTGCAGGCGTTCAAGGAAGTCGAGGTCGAAAATCCGGTGATCATGCTCGACGAGATCGACAAGCTCGGCCAGTCGTTTCAGGGCGATCCGGCCTCGGCGCTGTTGGAAGTACTCGACCCCGAGCAGAACGTGGACTTTCTCGACCACTACCTTGACGTGCGCATGGACCTTTCCAAGGTGCTGTTTGTGTGCACCGCGAACGCCGTGGATTCCATTCCGCGGGCGCTGCTGGACCGCATGGAGCAGATTCGCCTCTCCGGCTATATTGCCGAGGAAAAAGTGGCGATTGCCAAAAACCACCTGTGGCCGAAGCTGCTCAAGCGCAATAACCTGAGCAAAAAACGCATCAATCTGACCGATGCAGCGCTCAAGCAGGTGATTGAAGGCTACGCCCGGGAAGCCGGCGTGCGGCAGTTGGAAAAACAGCTCCACCGCATTGTGCGCAAGGCCACGGTACAGCTGCTGGAAAGCGAGGATGAAACCGTCAAGGTATCGGTGAAAAACCTTGAAGACTTCCTCGGCGCGCCGATTTTCCGCAAGGAGAAAGTGCTCAAGGGCGAAGGCGTGGTAACCGGCCTTGCCTGGACGGCGATGGGCGGGACGACGCTGCCGATAGAAGCCAGCAAGGTGCACTCGCTGGACCGCGGCTTCAAGCTCACCGGCCAGCTGGGCGACGTGATGAAAGAGTCCGCCAATATTGCCTACAGCTACACCCTGGGCCATTTAAAGGAACACGGTGCACAGCAGGATTTCTTCGATTCGGCCTTTATTCACCTGCACGTACCCGAAGGCGCCACGCCCAAGGATGGCCCGTCTGCCGGCGTATCGATGACCACGGCGTTACTTTCGCTGGCCCGGCACCAGTCGATCAACCGGCCACTGGCGATGACCGGCGAGCTCACGCTGACCGGGCAGGTACTGCCGGTGGGCGGCATCCGCGAAAAAGTCATTGCCGCCCGCAGAAGCAGCATCTTCGAGGTGATACTGCCCGCTGCCAACCGCCGCGACTATGACGAGTTGCCTGACTTCCTCCGTGAAGGCATGACGGTACACTTCGCTGACCGTTACCAGGACGTCGCCAACGTGGTGTTTTAA